A genomic stretch from Tribolium castaneum strain GA2 chromosome 6, icTriCast1.1, whole genome shotgun sequence includes:
- the LOC658628 gene encoding serine protease inhibitor 42Dd, with protein MSCPPPESAPYPQFQELLRYVRDENFGYSPVALESLLGLARAGSVEETAQEIKTALSFPLNPKEIESVIKNIYPLLKSGKSFQFLAANRIYLQTHYSIRKDFKTLAETSYNIEVQHYDAKKGRQTVNDWVKNATKGKIEAVLDDTDVETSAKCFLISAVYFKLNFWKFAQKEALSRRVFTSMAQKPLEVEFMEKTGLYNYYESPELKATYLEIPIENNFDLVMILPNGKDGLSALETTINDVFVEPKFSQTRVTVAVPKLNFEFKHDLKKVFQHLGMTRAFTNDANMNGFLAEARVLYINHVIHKSLFYFTDDSTEQGIKATAPNKRVGSTSKTFIADHPFIFYVKSKNVIVYAGRVTDPT; from the exons ATGTC GTGTCCTCCCCCTGAGTCCGCTCCTTATCCCCAGTTTCAGGAACTCCTCCGATACGTGCGAGATGAAAATTTCGGGTACAGTCCAGTGGCCTTGGAGAGCCTCCTGGGCCTAGCCAGGGCCGGCTCGGTCGAAGAGACAGCCCAGGAGATCAAAACCGCCCTCAGCTTCCCCCTCAACCCCAAGGAAATCGAGTCTGTGATCAAGAACATCTACCCCTTGCTGAAAAGCGGCAAAAGCTTCCAGTTCCTTGCAGCGAACCGCATCTACTTGCAAACGCATTACTCCATCCGGAAAGATTTCAAAACTCTGGCTGAGACATCGTACAACATCGAAGTCCAGCATTATGACGCGAAAAAAGGCCGGCAAACTGTCAACGACTGGGTGAAAAACGCCACCAAGGGGAAAATCGAGGCCGTGCTGGACGACACAGACGTCGAAACCTCCGCCAAATGCTTCCTAATCTCAGCGGTTTACTTCAAACTGAATTTCTGGAAGTTTGCCCAAAAAGAGGCGCTTTCGAGGAGGGTTTTCACCTCTATGGCCCAGAAGCCGCTCGAGGTCGAATTTATGGAAAAGACCGGACTTTACAACTACTACGAAAGCCCCGAACTCAAAGCCACGTATCTAGAAATCCCAATCGAAAACAACTTTGACTTAGTCATGATCCTCCCGAACGGAAAGGACGGACTTTCCGCCCTAGAGACCACAATTAACGACGTGTTTGTCGAGCCGAAATTCAGCCAAACTCGGGTCACAGTTGCGGTGCCTAAGCTCAATTTCGAGTTCAAACACGATCTGAAGAAAGTCTTCCAACAT CTAGGAATGACAAGAGCGTTCACGAACGATGCCAACATGAACGGGTTTCTAGCCGAAGCCAGAGTGCTTTACATCAACCACGTGATACACAAAagcttgttttattttacagaTGATTCCACTGAGCAAGGCATTA AAGCAACTGCTCCGAATAAGAGAGTTGGGAGCACTTCGAAGACGTTTATAGCCGATCATCCTTTCATATTTTACGTAAAAtccaaaaatgttattgtttatgCTGGAAGAGTGACGGATCCCACTTAA